In the Oryzias latipes chromosome 9, ASM223467v1 genome, one interval contains:
- the bmp2k gene encoding BMP-2-inducible protein kinase isoform X1 has product MKKFSRMPKSESGGLGGVSGSGASSFFGKVFAVGRYQVTVEELVAEGGFSVVFMARTHSGVRCALKRMYVNNVQDLNVCKREITIMKELSGHKNIVTYLDSTISSFSDNVWEVLILMEFCKAGQVVKQMNQRLNVGFSEAEVLHIFCDTCEAVARLHQCKTPIIHRDLKVENILLNDQGNYVLCDFGSATHKVLLPHKDGVTAVEDEIKKYTTLSYRAPEMINLYAGTGITTKADIWALGCLLYKLCFFTLPFGESQVAICDGSFIVPDNSKFSCRLHCLIRYMLEPDLEKRPDIYQVSHFAFKLAGRENPVPNLCSSAIPTSLPEPLTASEVAAKKNLTKARITDSVVPTETSIAPRQRPKAANSNVLPLANTVTPAKMTVPSTAVSNGQKAPTTSSGQPSMQAQPSCLQNRILQQLQPGDLRLQQLQQQPANVQQLQYLQYQQAVQQSLQLQQQQQQQQQVLLQQQQQMMMMHPMYQQQVAQAQYAAMLHQYQQSFVQQQQQQQQQQQQQQPLPYTSSPLEFLGPFNASTPTAGAAQMGGPSALDPSYATPSSRTPLLVSDGMAPPSQSGGTISHPPDMSSWNPFGEDNFSKLTEEELIDREFDLLRAEKPAERTASAEADRPPPSAKPLPSEDLFGSSPFVANAGGAATRRGEEAFPPAGAKGPKAGKRSCCRPGDESDSDFESDPPSPKSSEDEEQEEEVLNSEQSEDTEPENLGQRPLLMDSEEEDKRSSDSESEPPRPKSQSKKPAGSEGGASAPSTSHPPEAVDVFGAVPFVGASQSPGVFASAPFRQEEEEEEPAAEELDVFIKAPFSRNPSKTGRSSNEGQTPPLSPDSFDVFGLSPFQPGPAGPPPSTSRSAENVCPPQQRLKPHGLQKLSSRHRKTKQEAAGGGGKRHHGTPTGGRKNSKPLYRTPEKVRRHKKGGRRDSQSSNEFLSASDSKENISVDVPMPDGRDRDDMPLDPFGARPFHPQDGGRHGQYPCLSEGQSDVGGANGKAWDGGRSMDDFGAVPFTDMVIGGPQQGPPQDLDPFGAAPFPSKH; this is encoded by the exons ATGAAGAAGTTTTCCAGGATGCCAAAGTCCGAGAGCGGCGGGCTCGGTGGGGTGTCCGGCTCCGGGGCGAGCAGCTTCTTCGGGAAGGTGTTCGCGGTGGGCCGGTATCAGGTCACCGTGGAGGAGCTGGTCGCGGAGG GAGGATTTTCTGTGGTGTTCATGGCCCGAACGCACAGCGGCGTCCGCTGCGCTCTCAAAAGGATGTATGTGAACAACGTGCAGGACCTGAACGTCTGCAAGAGAGAGATCACTATCATG AAGGAGCTGTCAGGCCACAAGAACATCGTCACCTACCTGGACTCCACCATCAGTTCTTTTTCAGACAACGTTTGGGAGGTCCTGATCCTCATGGAGTTCTGCAAAG CGGGTCAGGTGGTGAAGCAGATGAACCAGAGGTTAAACGTGGGCTTCAGTGAAGCTGAGGTCCTCCACATCTTCTGTGACACCTGCGAGGCCGTGGCTCGCCTGCACCAATGCAAGACGCCCATTATCCACAGAGACCTGAAG GTGGAGAACATTCTGCTGAACGACCAGGGGAACTATGTGCTGTGTGACTTTGGCAGCGCCACTCACAAAGTCTTACTGCCTCACAAGGATGGAGTGACAGCTGTGGAGGATGAAATCAAAAA GTACACCACATTGTCCTATCGGGCTCCAGAGATGATTAACCTGTATGCAGGAACCGGCATCACCACCAAGGCTGATATTTGG GCCCTGGGATGCTTGCTGTACAAGCTGTGTTTCTTCACTCTTCCTTTTGGGGAGAGCCAAGTTGCCATTTGTGACGGGAGCTTCATCGTTCCGGATAACTCCAAGTTCTCCTGCAGGCTGCACTGCTTGATCA GATACATGCTGGAGCCGGACCTGGAGAAGAGACCAGACATTTACCAAGTGTCCCACTTTGCCTTTAAGTTAGCGGGAAGAGAGAATCCGGTACCAAacctgtgt AGCTCAGCCATCCCCACATCGCTCCCGGAGCCGCTCACAGCCAGCGAGGTTGCTGCCAAAAAGAATCTGACAAAAGCCAG GATAACCGACTCAGTGGTTCCAACTGAGACCTCCATAGCTCCTAGACAGAGACCAAAGGCTGCAAACTCCAACGTTCTCCCCCTCGCCAACACCGTCACCCCGGCCAAGATGACCGTGCCTTCCACAGCCGTCAGCAACGGCCAGAAAG CCCCCACTACCAGCTCTGGACAGCCTTCCATGCAGGCCCAGCCGAGCTGTCTGCAGAACCGaatcctgcagcagctgcagccaggTGATCTgcgtctgcagcagctgcagcagcagcctgcAAATGTGCAGCAACTCCAGTACCTGCAG TACCAACAGGCAGTGCAGCAGTccctccagctgcagcagcagcagcaacagcagcagcaggtcttgctccagcagcagcagcagatgatgatgatgcatcCCATGTACCAGCAGCAGGTCGCTCAGGCCCAGTATGCGGCTATG CTGCACCAGTACCAACAGTCgtttgtgcagcagcagcagcagcagcagcagcagcagcagcagcagcagcctcttCCCTACACATCTTCCCCTTTGGAGTTCCTGGGACCCTTTAATGCCTCCACTCCCACTGCTGGGGCCGCTCAGATGGGAGGACCGTCGGCTCTGGATCCTTCATACGCCACCCCCAG CAGTAGAACCCCCCTGCTGGTCTCCGATGGAATGGCCCCTCCCTCTCAGAGCGGCGGCACCATCAGCCACCCCCCCGACATGTCGAGCTGGAACCCTTTTGGGGAGGATAACTTCTCCAAGCTGACGGAGGAGGAGCTGATCGACCGGGAGTTTGACCTGCTCAGAGCAG AAAAGCCAGCGGAGAGGACGGCCAGCGCCGAGGCCGACCGGCCGCCGCCGTCCGCCAAGCCCCTCCCATCAGAGGACCTGTTTGGTTCCAGCCCATTTGTGGCCAACGCAG GTGGAGCTGCCACCAGAAGGGGGGAGGAGGCCTTCCCCCCCGCCGGAGCCAAGGGGCCCAAAGCGGGTAAAAGGAGCTGCTGCAGACCCGGAGACGAGTCCGACAGCGACTTTGAGTCAGACCCTCCTTCTCCAAAGAGcagtgaggatgaggagcaggaggaagaggtcCTAAACAGCGAGCAGAGCGAAGACACCGAGCCAGAGAACCTGGGACAGAGACCTTTGCTGATGGACTCTGAGGAGGAGGACAAACGCAGCTCTGATTCAGAGTCTGAGCCCCCCAGGCCTAAGAGCCAATCCAAGAAGCCTGCAGGCAGCGAAGGAGGAGCCTCTGCTCCCAGCACCTCCCACCCACCAGAGGCTGTAGACGTGTTTGGGGCCGTGCCCTTTGTGGGGGCCTCACAGAGTCCTGGTGTTTTTGCCTCAGCCCCTTTtaggcaggaggaggaggaggaggagccggCTGCAGAGGAGCTGGACGTCTTCATCAAAGCTCCTTTCAGCAGGAACCCCTCCAAAACAGGAAGGAGCAGCAATGAGGGCCAAACGCCCCCCCTGTCCCCCGATTCCTTTGACGTCTTTGGATTGTCGCCCTTCCAGCCGGGCCCTGCAGGACCCCCTCCAAGCACCTCCAGGAGCGCAGAGAACGTCTGCCCCCCCCAGCAGCGGCTGAAGCCGCACGGCCTGCAGAAGCTGTCCTCCCGCCACAGGAAGACCAAGCAGGAGGCGGCCGGGGGGGGCGGCAAGCGTCACCACGGCACCCCGACCGGGGGCCGCAAGAACAGCAAGCCCCTCTACCGCACCCCCGAGAAAGTCCGCAGACACAAGAAGGGGGGCCGCAGGGACTCTCAGAGCAGCAACGAGTTCCTGAGCGCCTCCGACTCCAAGGAGAACATCAGCGTGGACGTCCCCATGCCCGACGGGAGGGACAGGGACGACATGCCTCTGGACCCGTTCGGGGCCCGGCCCTTCCACCCTCAGGACGGGGGGCGCCATGGCCAGTACCCGTGCCTCAGTGAGGGTCAGAGCGACGTGGGCGGAGCCAACGGGAAGGCCTGGGACGGCGGCCGAAGCATGGACGACTTCGGGGCGGTGCCCTTCACAGACATGGTTATCGGGGGACCCCAGCAGGGCCCCCCCCAGGACCTGGACCCCTTTGGAGCCGCTCCCTTCCCTTCCAAACACTGA
- the bmp2k gene encoding BMP-2-inducible protein kinase isoform X2 yields MKKFSRMPKSESGGLGGVSGSGASSFFGKVFAVGRYQVTVEELVAEGGFSVVFMARTHSGVRCALKRMYVNNVQDLNVCKREITIMKELSGHKNIVTYLDSTISSFSDNVWEVLILMEFCKAGQVVKQMNQRLNVGFSEAEVLHIFCDTCEAVARLHQCKTPIIHRDLKVENILLNDQGNYVLCDFGSATHKVLLPHKDGVTAVEDEIKKYTTLSYRAPEMINLYAGTGITTKADIWALGCLLYKLCFFTLPFGESQVAICDGSFIVPDNSKFSCRLHCLIRYMLEPDLEKRPDIYQVSHFAFKLAGRENPVPNLCSSAIPTSLPEPLTASEVAAKKNLTKARITDSVVPTETSIAPRQRPKAANSNVLPLANTVTPAKMTVPSTAVSNGQKAPTTSSGQPSMQAQPSCLQNRILQQLQPGDLRLQQLQQQPANVQQLQYLQYQQAVQQSLQLQQQQQQQQQVLLQQQQQMMMMHPMYQQQVAQAQYAAMLHQYQQSFVQQQQQQQQQQQQQQPLPYTSSPLEFLGPFNASTPTAGAAQMGGPSALDPSYATPSRTPLLVSDGMAPPSQSGGTISHPPDMSSWNPFGEDNFSKLTEEELIDREFDLLRAEKPAERTASAEADRPPPSAKPLPSEDLFGSSPFVANAGGAATRRGEEAFPPAGAKGPKAGKRSCCRPGDESDSDFESDPPSPKSSEDEEQEEEVLNSEQSEDTEPENLGQRPLLMDSEEEDKRSSDSESEPPRPKSQSKKPAGSEGGASAPSTSHPPEAVDVFGAVPFVGASQSPGVFASAPFRQEEEEEEPAAEELDVFIKAPFSRNPSKTGRSSNEGQTPPLSPDSFDVFGLSPFQPGPAGPPPSTSRSAENVCPPQQRLKPHGLQKLSSRHRKTKQEAAGGGGKRHHGTPTGGRKNSKPLYRTPEKVRRHKKGGRRDSQSSNEFLSASDSKENISVDVPMPDGRDRDDMPLDPFGARPFHPQDGGRHGQYPCLSEGQSDVGGANGKAWDGGRSMDDFGAVPFTDMVIGGPQQGPPQDLDPFGAAPFPSKH; encoded by the exons ATGAAGAAGTTTTCCAGGATGCCAAAGTCCGAGAGCGGCGGGCTCGGTGGGGTGTCCGGCTCCGGGGCGAGCAGCTTCTTCGGGAAGGTGTTCGCGGTGGGCCGGTATCAGGTCACCGTGGAGGAGCTGGTCGCGGAGG GAGGATTTTCTGTGGTGTTCATGGCCCGAACGCACAGCGGCGTCCGCTGCGCTCTCAAAAGGATGTATGTGAACAACGTGCAGGACCTGAACGTCTGCAAGAGAGAGATCACTATCATG AAGGAGCTGTCAGGCCACAAGAACATCGTCACCTACCTGGACTCCACCATCAGTTCTTTTTCAGACAACGTTTGGGAGGTCCTGATCCTCATGGAGTTCTGCAAAG CGGGTCAGGTGGTGAAGCAGATGAACCAGAGGTTAAACGTGGGCTTCAGTGAAGCTGAGGTCCTCCACATCTTCTGTGACACCTGCGAGGCCGTGGCTCGCCTGCACCAATGCAAGACGCCCATTATCCACAGAGACCTGAAG GTGGAGAACATTCTGCTGAACGACCAGGGGAACTATGTGCTGTGTGACTTTGGCAGCGCCACTCACAAAGTCTTACTGCCTCACAAGGATGGAGTGACAGCTGTGGAGGATGAAATCAAAAA GTACACCACATTGTCCTATCGGGCTCCAGAGATGATTAACCTGTATGCAGGAACCGGCATCACCACCAAGGCTGATATTTGG GCCCTGGGATGCTTGCTGTACAAGCTGTGTTTCTTCACTCTTCCTTTTGGGGAGAGCCAAGTTGCCATTTGTGACGGGAGCTTCATCGTTCCGGATAACTCCAAGTTCTCCTGCAGGCTGCACTGCTTGATCA GATACATGCTGGAGCCGGACCTGGAGAAGAGACCAGACATTTACCAAGTGTCCCACTTTGCCTTTAAGTTAGCGGGAAGAGAGAATCCGGTACCAAacctgtgt AGCTCAGCCATCCCCACATCGCTCCCGGAGCCGCTCACAGCCAGCGAGGTTGCTGCCAAAAAGAATCTGACAAAAGCCAG GATAACCGACTCAGTGGTTCCAACTGAGACCTCCATAGCTCCTAGACAGAGACCAAAGGCTGCAAACTCCAACGTTCTCCCCCTCGCCAACACCGTCACCCCGGCCAAGATGACCGTGCCTTCCACAGCCGTCAGCAACGGCCAGAAAG CCCCCACTACCAGCTCTGGACAGCCTTCCATGCAGGCCCAGCCGAGCTGTCTGCAGAACCGaatcctgcagcagctgcagccaggTGATCTgcgtctgcagcagctgcagcagcagcctgcAAATGTGCAGCAACTCCAGTACCTGCAG TACCAACAGGCAGTGCAGCAGTccctccagctgcagcagcagcagcaacagcagcagcaggtcttgctccagcagcagcagcagatgatgatgatgcatcCCATGTACCAGCAGCAGGTCGCTCAGGCCCAGTATGCGGCTATG CTGCACCAGTACCAACAGTCgtttgtgcagcagcagcagcagcagcagcagcagcagcagcagcagcagcctcttCCCTACACATCTTCCCCTTTGGAGTTCCTGGGACCCTTTAATGCCTCCACTCCCACTGCTGGGGCCGCTCAGATGGGAGGACCGTCGGCTCTGGATCCTTCATACGCCACCCCCAG TAGAACCCCCCTGCTGGTCTCCGATGGAATGGCCCCTCCCTCTCAGAGCGGCGGCACCATCAGCCACCCCCCCGACATGTCGAGCTGGAACCCTTTTGGGGAGGATAACTTCTCCAAGCTGACGGAGGAGGAGCTGATCGACCGGGAGTTTGACCTGCTCAGAGCAG AAAAGCCAGCGGAGAGGACGGCCAGCGCCGAGGCCGACCGGCCGCCGCCGTCCGCCAAGCCCCTCCCATCAGAGGACCTGTTTGGTTCCAGCCCATTTGTGGCCAACGCAG GTGGAGCTGCCACCAGAAGGGGGGAGGAGGCCTTCCCCCCCGCCGGAGCCAAGGGGCCCAAAGCGGGTAAAAGGAGCTGCTGCAGACCCGGAGACGAGTCCGACAGCGACTTTGAGTCAGACCCTCCTTCTCCAAAGAGcagtgaggatgaggagcaggaggaagaggtcCTAAACAGCGAGCAGAGCGAAGACACCGAGCCAGAGAACCTGGGACAGAGACCTTTGCTGATGGACTCTGAGGAGGAGGACAAACGCAGCTCTGATTCAGAGTCTGAGCCCCCCAGGCCTAAGAGCCAATCCAAGAAGCCTGCAGGCAGCGAAGGAGGAGCCTCTGCTCCCAGCACCTCCCACCCACCAGAGGCTGTAGACGTGTTTGGGGCCGTGCCCTTTGTGGGGGCCTCACAGAGTCCTGGTGTTTTTGCCTCAGCCCCTTTtaggcaggaggaggaggaggaggagccggCTGCAGAGGAGCTGGACGTCTTCATCAAAGCTCCTTTCAGCAGGAACCCCTCCAAAACAGGAAGGAGCAGCAATGAGGGCCAAACGCCCCCCCTGTCCCCCGATTCCTTTGACGTCTTTGGATTGTCGCCCTTCCAGCCGGGCCCTGCAGGACCCCCTCCAAGCACCTCCAGGAGCGCAGAGAACGTCTGCCCCCCCCAGCAGCGGCTGAAGCCGCACGGCCTGCAGAAGCTGTCCTCCCGCCACAGGAAGACCAAGCAGGAGGCGGCCGGGGGGGGCGGCAAGCGTCACCACGGCACCCCGACCGGGGGCCGCAAGAACAGCAAGCCCCTCTACCGCACCCCCGAGAAAGTCCGCAGACACAAGAAGGGGGGCCGCAGGGACTCTCAGAGCAGCAACGAGTTCCTGAGCGCCTCCGACTCCAAGGAGAACATCAGCGTGGACGTCCCCATGCCCGACGGGAGGGACAGGGACGACATGCCTCTGGACCCGTTCGGGGCCCGGCCCTTCCACCCTCAGGACGGGGGGCGCCATGGCCAGTACCCGTGCCTCAGTGAGGGTCAGAGCGACGTGGGCGGAGCCAACGGGAAGGCCTGGGACGGCGGCCGAAGCATGGACGACTTCGGGGCGGTGCCCTTCACAGACATGGTTATCGGGGGACCCCAGCAGGGCCCCCCCCAGGACCTGGACCCCTTTGGAGCCGCTCCCTTCCCTTCCAAACACTGA